The genomic interval GTAAATTACACAATTAATCCGGCGGCACTTAAGGTTGTTTGCTGAAAAGGAGCGAAGAACATCTTTGACCGTAAATGGTAGTGTCGCCCCCCTTAGCCATTCTGTAAGCTGGCAGGACCCGGAAAACTACATATCTCAATTAATCAGATTATTTCATCCCGGTCATCGCTTCAGCCACATTCACTATATGATCCTTGACTCTTCTGTAACTGTTCAGAATATCCGCAAAAACGGTGCTGAGCATTGGATCTATTTTCGTTTCTGAGATTCTGACAAGATGGCGGCTTCTCAGGTCCCTGAATTTTTCGGTGATATAGTCGCCGTTTGGAAGAGACTTTGTGAGGACAGTCTTTTGTCTTGTTGCATTGGCATCGTTGATGATGTCAAAATACTGAGACACCATATCATGGAGCTCGAGCATCTCATTTCTCATATCTTCCGGCATCACGATACCTGCGTTTATAATTCTCAGGTATAATTTAAGAATATTGGTTGTGTAATCACTTATAGTCTCATATTCATCAGAAAGCCGCATTTGTCTGCGTGCCTCATCGGAAATACTCTGTGAGATATTCAGTCCACCTCCCAGAAGCTCGGTAAGAAACATAATTATCTCGCTTTGCATATTATCAAGAATATCTTCCCGCTTGAATATTCTCGCAACGGCTTCTTCATCGGGCTCCTGCTGTACAATAACCTCGCGCAACCCATCGATCATTTTCCGGTTCAGTTCCCCCATAATCACAATCTCTTTACGTGACTGCTCAATACCCATCAGAGGTGTTTCAAGCATGAAAAAATCAAGGTGAGTGAGCTTAGGTTTTTCACGGGTCTTTTTGTCTGGAACGTATTTAACCAAAAGGGAGGTAATGGCAGGTATAAGCGGTAGAAAGAAGATTGTATTGATAATATTGAAACCGGTATGCGCTGCCGCGATTCCGGCATTAACATAAGGATAAGTTTCCACCCCATTTACCACCACCATTGCAGTTGGGTCTACAAAAATGAGAGATTGGATAACCTTTATGTATATCTGGAAGAATGCTGTTATCCATAATGCTCCTCCCAGATTAAATATGATGTGTCCATATGCAGCTCTTCTTGCATTGGTTGTATTGGTTCCCAGAGATGCAAGAAATGCGGTGATAGTGGTACCAATATTTTCACCCATAACAAGTGCAGCTGCGGTCTGAAAGTTGATGATACCAGTTGAAGCAAGGGTCATGGTTATTGCCAGAGTGGCAGATGAGGACTGTACCATGAAAGTCAGAATACAGCCAAGCAGAACACATTTTAGCACTCCCCAGTAAGTGTCTGCAGAAAACATGCTGAACCATTCTACAAATACAGGAATGTCCCGAATCGGCCGTAATCCATCATTCATGAGCTGCAGGCCGAAAAATATCATCCCTATACCCATTACGGTCATTCCAGTATACCTCAATTTCTCGTTTTTGGAGAAAAGAAATGCCAGTGCCGATACACCAAGGATTGGTAATCCATATTTTCCGATTGCAAGAACCACTATCCATCCGGTGATTGTGGTGCCAATATTTGCCCCCATAATTACACCAATGGCCTGTCTCAGTGTCATCAAGCCAGAATTAACGAACCCCACCACCATAACGGTGGTAATGGAGCTGGACTGAACAACACAGGTAACAACTGTACCTACTCCGGTTGCCATCAGGCGGTTGTTGGTGACCATACCGATCATGCGTCTCAGACGATTCCCTGCAATGGTCTGAAGACCATCTGACATATACCGCATTCCAAGCAGAAACAATCCCAGGCCACCTATGACACTGAATGCAATTGACAATAATAGCGATCGGTCCATTTTTAAATTTTACTCCAGGAGAATAAGAGAAAGTGAACACAGCTGGGTAACAGCACAGACTGCACTCCGGTTAGAATGATTTTGGAAGAATGATAGAATAAAGTTTGTGTTTTCATGAGGAGAGATAAAAATAAGTTTGTACCCAATTTAAAACAATTTTTTTTTGATAACTTATCCTGTTAAAACCGTTTTTTCGTGTGAAAAGCTAAAATATTATCAACCACGTTACTCTGTTTTGTTTTTTATACTCTTTTTTAACCATAAAATTTGGAATAGGTTTTTACAACCTTATAATAGAAGATCCCACATTTCTGTTTTTATACAGTTTACTCCTCAACATCCCACTTCCGGCCTACAGTAATAATTATTTTTACCCTATAGTTTTCACTACTTTCTGATTCAAAACGGGGAAAAAATGAACATTCCGGCCAAATTCGGTTTTTACGCGGTACTAACCGATCCCATAAAGGGTTATGAATATCTTACAAAGCTTCTGGTTGATAACGAAACGGCATTCGTTCAGCTGAGAATGAAAAATGCATCTCTGTATGAGATTGAAAAAGTCGCGCATATGATGAAAAAAATAACAGAGGGCACTAAAACAAGGTTCATTGTAAATGATCACCCCGATATAGTCATGAAAACAGATGCCGATGGGGTACATATAGGTCAGGATGACCAGCCATATGAAAAGGTGCGTGCATTATTGGGACCAGATAAGATAATCGGGGTTTCCACCCATTCCCCCTTACAAACAGAGCTGGCATGCAAAAAGTCTCCCGATTATATAGGTGTCGGCCCTGTTTTCCCTACACCCACAAAGAAAAATCCAGATCCGGTCATAGGCCTTGAAGGGATGGAAGAGATGCTTAAAAGAGCCACGGTTCCTGCAGTGTGTATCGGTGGTATAGATCTGCAGAGTCTGGCCGATGTTCTAAAAGCGGGAGGGGAAAATTTCTGCATGGTTAGACAATTAACGCAGAGCGACGATCCACAGAAGGTTCTGGACAAGATTTCGGAGATCTGCTCAGGTAGTTTGTAATTTTCAGATGGCTTATCTGTGGGTTATCAATCCGGATGTGCCGTAATTGCAATGCTTTATATGAAAGAAATAAATATTGGAGAATAGAAAAGTCATGCTCAAAAGCAGGCTTTTCGTTCCCTTAGGGCTAAGAATTGGGACCACACAGGGTTAAAGCGATATCTTACCCTGCACAATTCCGGTTCTCAAATCTTTTAAGGAACTGTTTGCGTTTATGCTCATTACGATGTTCGGGGCAGTACTTAGGATATACAAATTGCCGGGGATACACCTTAACATCGTACTCTTGATCACACCGATCGAGAGAGCATTTAAACACTACGTGGGCTATCTCACTGTTCTCATGTTCGAAAATGAGGTTTTCTTCTGAGATGTCCTTGTGCTCGACCTTCTTTTTCTCCCGGTTCTGAGGGTTTTTGTGAAATGCACAATATTTCGCCGATTTGATTCCGTAAAAGACTTCCTCACACCCCGGGACTGCACACTTTATCTCAGTCATTTTCTGTTTTCTGTAGTTTCTCGGTATCTGCATCATATTATCTCTTTTCTACAGGGAATAATTCAACATTTTACAGCATAAGAGATTATAGCTTTATAGCAGCAATAAATCCAACAATAAAGTTTTTTTGAATGGGGACGATTGGAGATCAGTTTAAGTTTCTGTGTTACGACAACAAAAATCCAGCTTGTTATTGCTCTGTCAGTCCCAAAACCAATTATTCAGCACAATCCCATGCCCCCTCTGTGTGTCCTAATACTTTAAACGACTAACTCACAGGATTGTCAACAATTCTTTTGCTTTGCACGGTTCTGCAGTAGTCTATCAAAATACTGATTCAAAACTCTGTTGTCCTATCTTTTGCCAGGTAAAACCGAAGATGAACAGTGCTGCGCCCATATTTTTCGCTTGGGTAATCAGCGGCAGGTAAGACTGCAGTTAGGTAAATTCCCATTGTCCACCCACCCCCTTCACAAAAGCGAAGTTTGCGGAGCGCTATAAGCGCGGCACCCGAGGAAGAATGACGAGTTGAAAGGAGAACCGGTAAGTTTACAGTTGGTTTGGTCGAAGTTGCCCGGCAGCCGCCCGGAATTTTCTTAAGATCCCATTTTAAAACAGTCCGGTATTTCCCTCTCTGCAGCTCCGATTTATTACTCCGGCAATACATAAAAATTTTCTCCATCTATCTCACAGGGCAAACGGCAGTAAGCTCCTAAAAAAAAACTATCGGGTACAAATCCGCCCCAATCACTGGCGAATCGCCGGTCCTTTCCCGGGGCCAATTGTTCGAGTCCTCGAGTTTTGGCCCTGGGAAGAATGTAGGTCGGTGTTTGGGGCTGAAGGCCCCAATTGTTTTTGAAACAGCGCTTCTTAGCGCTGGACTCTTAAAAAAAGTAATGAAACTCAAACACTCTCTTATGTATATATAATTACCGGAGTAATAAGTATGCCTGCGCGGGTGATTTTCACCTATCCCCATTGAATGATATATGGCTTACAAATTGCACTATTTTTTGTTAATACGCCAGTCGTAACCTACTATATACATTACCGGGCAGTTTATGGGCTTACTGAAGTGTTAAGGCCTGCCACAATCTGGTTTGTTGCAAAAACAGAAAGGGAGAACAGCTATGTACAAACGACGAATACTTGTTTCCTTGCTTTGTATTTCTGTGCTTCTCTTTAACAGTATCAACTGTGCTTATATTCTTGATGGTGCAAAGGAGCCACACGAAAGAACCACCGAAATTCAGTGGGCGTATGTTGTTATGGATATTTTTCTAACCGGCTCTATCGGTTTGGTTATAGATTTTGCTACCGGGGCAATTTACAAAAAGGTTGAAAATACCCCTTGTGTTCTTGAGGATAAAATAAAGATGCATCTGGTAGAGCTGAAGATGCCAGTGTATGTAATGAGAAATGACGTTTTTTACGCTGTAACAAATTCTGATACAGATGGTATTGTATATACTGAGATATCAAGTGATATTTTTCCCCAACATGTTTTGGAAGCAATAATGAATGAACTCCAATAGCATAAACTTGAGCTGTCAAGAGCACCTGAAGATTGGAACTGGTAAACAGTTCAGTTGTCCTGTTCCCTTAAAAAAAACAAAATTCCGTAAAGCGCTGTAAACATAAAACCGGGAAGAATGAGAATCCGCAAGGAGAACCGGTAAAGTTACGGTTAGTTTAATCGAACTGGTCGGGCTGCAGCCCGGAATATCCTCACCCTTTTAGATATTAAACACTCTGTATTCCCCTACCCTCAACATCAGTTTCTTTAAGTAAATAGCATTACAAATGTTTTTCGCGTTAAGCAAAGAACTATAGGCAGGTATTCTGATCCAGGATATATATTGAAACCGTCACAAATGAAAAGCACACATCTTTTTTACGCTATTTTTTATGGAAAAAATTCCGATCTTACTTCTTTTGGTTTTGATTTCCCCCAGAGCATCATTTGGATTAACTTCGGGCAGCAGTTTCAATTACGGGGACAGCAGCTATCATTATGAAATGTTTATTCATACAAGCCTCGATATTGACACTCTGAGGGATTTTGTCATAGGTGAAGAAAGTACAAGAGCATTCAGTCCTACAGTTGATACTATCATTTACAAACCAGTGGATTCATTTTCCGCAGATGTGGAGATGAAGTATAGATATCTTACTTTCACTGGCTACTCAAAATTCCGCAAAACATTTGTTCCCCCTGACACTGTCAGACTGGAACTTATGGAATTTGAGAGTAACTGGTCTGCACTACCGACCCCTCAGATAACAGAGATAACCTATTCTGTTCATAAAAATGATATAGGAACAGTTCTTTTCTATTCGCAACAGGTTACTCTGAACAGAAATATTAACGCACTCCAGCTGATACTGTTGAAATGGAACTTAAATTTCTTTAGAAAAAGGGTAGAACATACGATAAAGGAAATGGAGCTAAATGTTTACTAAGATTATAAATATGTTAAGAAAGTTTTTTAACAGAGTATATCTAAATCTGAGAGTTTTGGTCCTGATATTTAAAAACAGGTGGCTTAAAGCAGATGATTTAGGGCAGAGCTATAATTCCATATCACCCCATTATGATGAAAACTGGCTTAATCATCTTCGAGATGTAACTGAGCGGCTTTTGTTAAATCTTCCAGATCGGGATTTGAAAACAATTGCAGATCTGGGATGCGGAACAGGATTTACCACTGAGATCATTTCAGCCAGATACCCTAAAGCCCGCATCACCGGGATCGATATTTCCAAAGGAATGATTGAAATTGCCAGAGAGCGCACCGGGGAGCAGGTCTCATACTGTGTTGATGATATGCTGAATTGGCTGAGAATGCAGGAGAGTGAGAAATTTGATCTTGTTGTTTCTGCGTGGTCAATGGGGTATTCTTATCCTGCAAAGATTTTCAGGGAAGTATCCAGAGTTTTAAAAAAGGGCGGATGTTTCTTGTTTGTGGTAAACTTTTCCGATACACTCCAGCCTGTATTTAATGTGTTCAGAAGTTGTATGCGCACTTATCCATCATACGTAGAGAAGATAGTCCTGCCCCGTTTCCCTTCAAACGGAAAACAGGTAAAGCGTATGATGAAAGGGGCGGGACTGGAGGAGTTGTTTTATGAGGAAGGCAGACATATGATTAAGGAGAATCAAACAACAGAGCCTTTGTGGTCATGGATTGTCAACACCGGAGTATTGGCTGGTTTTGACAAGATAATGCCACTTCGGGAGGAGAAGGTTCTTCAGAATTTTTTCGAGGAGCAGTTACGCACAAACTGGCAACCTCTAACCCATCACTACGTAATGTCATCAGGGCGGAAACAATGATCAGACAGATTTTTATACTTATTCGCATTCTTCTTGACAGAAAAATCACTACAGTTCCACTATCAGTTCTCAAAGAACTCAGGAAAAAGGGCATACGACGTCTTCCTGTTGATGTTGACAGGAAATTAAACCGTGGTTTACCAGCACTAAGCTCTGTACGTTTTCTTCACAGCTGGCTTGGATCAGAAATGATTACCCGTCATAATGATCAGTGGGTTATAAACTCCTTTACCCCGCCATTTCCGGGTGCATCCTTTAACCGCGCATTCGAGAACCTGCGCAGTGGCAGACGCTATAATCCGATATCCTGTTTTGTTGCTTTGACAAAAGATTGCTCCTATGATTGCTGGCATTGCAGTGTGCAGACCCGAAGAAATGGAAATCTATCAACAAAAGAGTGGTTATCTGCTATAGGGGAACTAAATAATATTGGTCTGAGTATCATAGGATTTACCGGAGGAGAACCACTGAGTCGTGAAGATCTGCCTGAAATTATAAGAGCGGCTTCAAATGGCGGTGCATCAACAATACTTTTCACTTCAGGAGCTGGCCTGGATGCTCGAAAAGCAGCCCAGCTTAAGGATGCAGGGTTATGGGCGATCTGTATCAGCCTTGACACTCCTGACAAAGATCTCTATAATAAAATGCGCGGGTCAGAATCGGCCTTTGACAATGCAGTAAAAGCAGTGCAATTGTCGAAAGAAGCCAACCTTTATACTATGATAGGGGCTGTTGCCACAAGAGAATTTGTTGAGAAAAAAACATATCTGCCACTTTATGATTATATTCGGAGCCTCGGGGTTCAGGAGTTGCGCATTGTGGAGCCTATGCCCTGCGGAAAGCTTAAAGCAGACAGTCAGGATCATCTTCTTACAGAGGAGCACACAAAGACAATCAGGGATTTTCACAGAAATGTAAACCGCAAAGGGAAACTGCCAAAAGTTTGCGCATTCAACCAGATTGAAAGCCCAGAAGTATTTGGCTGTTCCGGTGGGATTCAGCATCTTTACATTGACACTGCAGGTGAGGTATGTCCCTGTGATTTCACTCCCCTCAGCTTTGGAAACGTTACACAGGAAAACCTGAGCAGCATAATTGACCGTATGAGCGAAGCTCTCGGTGGCCCGCGCTGTGACTGTATGCTGCAGAAACATCACACCCTTTTCTCATCCTACTATGATCAGGGATATCCTCTGCCAGTTGAAACAAGTCTTGAAATCTGCAAAAAACTTCCACAGGAAGCACTGCCTGGGTATTATAAGATGGTGTCAGGGAGGTAAGATATCGGATCTCTTGCTATGGTGGGGGATTATGTAAATTTTTGTTTCCGGTTTTATTCTTAGTTCCGCTCACACTGCCTGTCCTGAGCTCCCAGTCGAAGGGAGCATCCCGATTTCCGAATCGGGATAGTCGAAGTGTTCTTAAAATTATAATTGAAAGTAAAAGAGATTGAGTGAGAGAATAAGGATGATTTGGGCGGCTGCCGCGGACAGCACCGGTCCTCCTTTCGGCTCGTCGTTCCTCCTCGGTCCCTCGTTTATACCGCTCCGAGGACTCCGCTTTTTGGAGGGGACTGGACAATAGGAATTGTCCACCTGCAGTCCTCCCTGCCGCGGTTTACCCGGGCGGTATTTGCATTAATCAGTTAAGATGTGTTTTAAACCACACTCTTCACATAAGCTAAGGTTTGACATATGGATTTTTCAATCTAAAGGGCTACAATATCGCTTACCTTAGCGTGCCCCCGTGACGTACGACCGCATTGAATGGGTAGCGGAAGATCCCGTTGAGGTCCTCCGAAAAGGGAGCTGCAGCGAGGGAAAGGCTTTTCCCATCCATATTTCCCTGTGTACAGAATGAGATTAAGAATGATCTGGGCGACTGACGCAGCGCCTACAGGAGACGCAAATACAGAAAAGGAAGAAAAAGAAGGCTTAAACCGACTCTGCCCAAGATAACAGCTAAGACCAGCGAAAGTTTACAGGAGAACTCAGTACCTGTACCGGTACAGGAGCCAAATGAGAGTTTTGAAAATCCACACTCAGTGGATCCCGGCTCACAGCCGTACAGCTCAGACGGAAGCTAAGACTCCGGCAATTAAACTTGCATAAAAATTTTCTCCATCTATCTCACAGGGCGAACGGCAAACTATCGGGTACAAATCCGCCCCAATCACTGGCGAAAGCGCGAATATTGGAGCAAGTGTGGGTTTGGCCCTGGAAAGAAAGTAGGTCGGGGTTTGGGGCTGAAGGCCCCAATTGTTTTTGAAACAGCGTTTCTTAGCGCTGGACTCTTAAAAAAAGTAATGAAACTCAAACACTCTCTTATGCATATATAATTGCCGGAGTAATTAGACTGTACTTTTATGTAAAACCATTTCTCTTTACTGCCCTCAACGCATTTTCTAACAGATGCGACATCCCCCCTTTGTCTTTAAAATAGAAAAAATCACCCATTTATAACTAAAATCCCTGCATAACCCACAAAGTTGCCTGCATAACTGTTCAGTTTATCTGTTCCATACCCAGAAATGTCCTGAATCTGTTCGCACTCATACAGCAAAGATACCAAACATGCCACGATTATAATCTTTCAAAGTGTGCATACAACTGCTTTGCACCATGTAAACGTATATATAGCAATCTGTTAACAATGAATTATCACCCTGCGAACAGCACATTGCCACTATGATAACAGACCAGTATAACCCTGTTAACCCAAAACAAATTCTTTGAAAACGATGGTAAAACGGGTATAAACAGTATCATTCAAAAACTGCACTGGGGCTGTTTGCAGGTTGTAGAAACCAGATTCGCAACCACTCAGAAGCCTGTTAGTCTAATGACGAGGTTACGTTTTCACACTACAACATACAACCGACTACTGGTTTTCCGATATGTTCTTTGCTTTCAGAGGGCTTTTTGCTGTTACTTGCTTTCTGTTCGCCAGCCTACGACAAGTAAAAAGCACAATTTTCTTTACATCATACCATACCCTGTTATATTGTATAGAATGAGAGTTTCCCTGTTTTACCGCCTTACAATTACCCGCTCACAGATCTGCTTCAGGCTGCTCTCATAATTATCGCAACATTTTTGATGTTCTCTGGGTTTGCAGGCAACAGATGCGCTTGCCCGTGCTTATATCAGGTGAAAATGAAAAATTCCCTGATGCAAACACTTTGTTGATGGTGAGCTTTGAGGCAGAAGAGAGAAACCGGTCGGAATATGAAAAGGGCTGATTAGCTTTAAATAGTTATTTATACTTGACACTGAAGTAGTGAAAAAGCAATTTATTACAATGAAAACACCAGATACAAGCAGGGAAAAGCACACCGATCATTCTGTGCCCAAACACAAAACACCGCTACAGTGGCGAGATTGCTACCACACGTATATTCGGAAACTGAGGTAAAAAAAATCATTACTGCTCACAACAACATTAAACACCAATTGATGCTCTATCTTGCATACGGATGTGGAATGAGACTCAATGAAATAAGGTTAATAAAAAAGGAACATCTGGATTTTTTGCGCAAAATTATCAGGGTGGAAGGGTGCGTTATTAATGGGGCACAGCAGCTCAAAAACCACCGAAATTTATACCCATGTTAATTCTGAGAGCATAAAAAAAATAAAAAGTCCTTTAGCAAACCTTAACCTGTCTGAGGACGACCAGAATAACAAAGAACGAACCAAATGAAAAAAAAAGTTCAACATTTACTACAATATGGTACAAATATATAACTTTTATGTGTTTTAGTTTATTAAAGTGTGACCTAAGAAGTTCACACTTTAAGGAGTTGGCTGCAATTGTAACCCGAGGAAAAATGAGATCGCGCGCGGATTTATGAAAAAGGAAATTTTATGACATTGCAAGAATTAAATAAAAGTGCCATCGCAGAATTGCCCAAATCATATAAATGCTATTTTCCTGATTTCATCAAAGATATTTTTGACAACTATATACGCGAACTTCAGAATTTGTCCCCACAAAACAGGCTACATCAAGAAAAGTATGTATTGATATCACAAAAGCTTACGTACGTTCAAAAACTTGCGAATGAAATCCATATGGCAATAAATGATTATTTTAATGGAAATGTGAAGTCTTGCTATAAACGATTAGAAGAAGTAATTGAAGAAGAAAGAGACTTGTTTGAAAGACTTATTACCAGC from Chitinispirillum alkaliphilum carries:
- a CDS encoding Sodium-dependent phosphate transporter is translated as MDRSLLLSIAFSVIGGLGLFLLGMRYMSDGLQTIAGNRLRRMIGMVTNNRLMATGVGTVVTCVVQSSSITTVMVVGFVNSGLMTLRQAIGVIMGANIGTTITGWIVVLAIGKYGLPILGVSALAFLFSKNEKLRYTGMTVMGIGMIFFGLQLMNDGLRPIRDIPVFVEWFSMFSADTYWGVLKCVLLGCILTFMVQSSSATLAITMTLASTGIINFQTAAALVMGENIGTTITAFLASLGTNTTNARRAAYGHIIFNLGGALWITAFFQIYIKVIQSLIFVDPTAMVVVNGVETYPYVNAGIAAAHTGFNIINTIFFLPLIPAITSLLVKYVPDKKTREKPKLTHLDFFMLETPLMGIEQSRKEIVIMGELNRKMIDGLREVIVQQEPDEEAVARIFKREDILDNMQSEIIMFLTELLGGGLNISQSISDEARRQMRLSDEYETISDYTTNILKLYLRIINAGIVMPEDMRNEMLELHDMVSQYFDIINDANATRQKTVLTKSLPNGDYITEKFRDLRSRHLVRISETKIDPMLSTVFADILNSYRRVKDHIVNVAEAMTGMK
- a CDS encoding Thiamin-phosphate pyrophosphorylase, producing MNIPAKFGFYAVLTDPIKGYEYLTKLLVDNETAFVQLRMKNASLYEIEKVAHMMKKITEGTKTRFIVNDHPDIVMKTDADGVHIGQDDQPYEKVRALLGPDKIIGVSTHSPLQTELACKKSPDYIGVGPVFPTPTKKNPDPVIGLEGMEEMLKRATVPAVCIGGIDLQSLADVLKAGGENFCMVRQLTQSDDPQKVLDKISEICSGSL
- a CDS encoding SAM-dependent methyltransferase: MFTKIINMLRKFFNRVYLNLRVLVLIFKNRWLKADDLGQSYNSISPHYDENWLNHLRDVTERLLLNLPDRDLKTIADLGCGTGFTTEIISARYPKARITGIDISKGMIEIARERTGEQVSYCVDDMLNWLRMQESEKFDLVVSAWSMGYSYPAKIFREVSRVLKKGGCFLFVVNFSDTLQPVFNVFRSCMRTYPSYVEKIVLPRFPSNGKQVKRMMKGAGLEELFYEEGRHMIKENQTTEPLWSWIVNTGVLAGFDKIMPLREEKVLQNFFEEQLRTNWQPLTHHYVMSSGRKQ
- a CDS encoding radical SAM domain protein: MIRQIFILIRILLDRKITTVPLSVLKELRKKGIRRLPVDVDRKLNRGLPALSSVRFLHSWLGSEMITRHNDQWVINSFTPPFPGASFNRAFENLRSGRRYNPISCFVALTKDCSYDCWHCSVQTRRNGNLSTKEWLSAIGELNNIGLSIIGFTGGEPLSREDLPEIIRAASNGGASTILFTSGAGLDARKAAQLKDAGLWAICISLDTPDKDLYNKMRGSESAFDNAVKAVQLSKEANLYTMIGAVATREFVEKKTYLPLYDYIRSLGVQELRIVEPMPCGKLKADSQDHLLTEEHTKTIRDFHRNVNRKGKLPKVCAFNQIESPEVFGCSGGIQHLYIDTAGEVCPCDFTPLSFGNVTQENLSSIIDRMSEALGGPRCDCMLQKHHTLFSSYYDQGYPLPVETSLEICKKLPQEALPGYYKMVSGR